From Planococcus halocryophilus, the proteins below share one genomic window:
- a CDS encoding response regulator, translating into MIQVLIIEDDPMVAELNRQYVNKVDGFTVIGHASNPAIALELLTQTKVDLLLLDIHMPVMGGLDFLRRLREEKEDVDVILITAASEMNQIQQALRLGAIDYLIKPFEFSRFQESLMQYKTDYYNLDHKNKVSQQELDCMLRKKNKPVQRKSIIPKGLTKATLKRIIDLMGKDDSPIFSTEDIAEISSISRVSVRKYLKFLTEIGYLEEHLVYGIGRPIYQYKVIKSNQYLIAPYL; encoded by the coding sequence GTGATTCAAGTCCTGATTATAGAAGACGATCCTATGGTAGCAGAGCTAAATCGTCAATATGTCAACAAAGTTGATGGATTTACAGTAATTGGTCATGCGTCTAATCCAGCTATAGCGCTGGAACTACTCACTCAAACAAAAGTCGATTTATTATTGCTTGATATTCACATGCCTGTTATGGGTGGATTGGATTTTTTGAGAAGGCTTCGTGAGGAAAAAGAGGACGTCGACGTTATTTTAATCACAGCCGCTTCCGAAATGAATCAAATTCAACAAGCATTAAGACTTGGTGCCATTGACTACTTAATCAAGCCTTTTGAATTTAGTCGTTTTCAAGAGTCGCTTATGCAATACAAAACGGATTATTATAATCTGGATCATAAAAACAAAGTAAGTCAGCAAGAACTGGATTGCATGCTAAGGAAAAAGAACAAGCCTGTTCAACGTAAGAGCATTATACCTAAAGGACTGACAAAAGCGACTCTAAAGCGAATTATCGACTTGATGGGAAAAGATGATTCACCTATTTTTTCCACAGAAGATATCGCCGAAATCAGCAGTATTTCCCGCGTATCCGTTAGAAAGTACTTGAAATTCCTCACAGAAATCGGTTATTTAGAAGAACACCTTGTGTATGGAATCGGTCGACCTATTTATCAATACAAAGTAATCAAATCCAATCAATACCTTATTGCCCCTTATTTGTGA
- a CDS encoding 2-hydroxycarboxylate transporter family protein translates to MEEKKRNTSPSLPVRKNLGSFSIFNIPILWFAIFAAIALYAMYTDNLPAGMIGALLIIMVLGELLGWIGDHTPIVRTFLGGGAIVAIFGSAYMVYSGLMPETTSTLITEFMKDGDFLNFYIAALITGSILGMESKVLVKAGVRYALPLLAAVAGAVALAAIVGLLLGFSIQDAVLVIAMPIMGGGMGAGAVPMSQVYSEMLGNEPGYYLSILVPALALGNVFAIILASVLNIIGKKYPTLTGNGQLIKGFHYEKKESPEYSLAKMGMGVLAAVSFYILGNLLGDVIPLHPYAIMIILVAGLKVANVMPEIIVEGASQWYEFVARNWTNALLIGIGVAYTDLAAVLDALSIQYVLIVLAVVIGAVIGSGIVGKFMGFYPIEAAITAGLCMANMGGTGDVAVLSAARRMELMPFAQISSRLGGALILLLASIFIPFFV, encoded by the coding sequence ATGGAAGAAAAAAAACGAAACACATCGCCAAGTTTGCCGGTAAGAAAGAATTTAGGATCCTTTTCAATTTTTAATATCCCAATTTTGTGGTTTGCTATTTTTGCGGCGATTGCTCTTTACGCCATGTATACAGATAATTTGCCAGCAGGCATGATTGGTGCATTATTAATTATTATGGTTCTGGGTGAATTACTTGGATGGATTGGAGATCACACACCAATTGTTCGAACATTTTTAGGTGGTGGTGCCATCGTCGCAATTTTTGGATCTGCTTACATGGTTTACAGTGGGTTAATGCCTGAAACAACTTCAACACTAATTACCGAATTTATGAAAGACGGAGATTTCTTAAACTTTTATATTGCGGCATTAATTACCGGCAGTATTCTAGGGATGGAGTCAAAGGTATTGGTAAAAGCAGGAGTTCGTTATGCTTTGCCATTGCTTGCAGCTGTTGCGGGTGCTGTCGCACTGGCGGCAATCGTTGGACTGTTACTTGGATTTAGTATTCAAGATGCCGTGTTAGTTATTGCGATGCCGATTATGGGCGGAGGTATGGGTGCAGGTGCTGTGCCAATGTCTCAAGTGTATTCGGAAATGCTAGGTAACGAGCCTGGATATTACTTATCTATTTTAGTACCAGCTTTAGCATTGGGAAATGTATTTGCTATTATTTTAGCGAGTGTCTTAAACATTATAGGTAAAAAATATCCGACGTTGACGGGAAATGGTCAATTAATCAAAGGTTTTCATTACGAGAAAAAAGAGTCGCCAGAATACAGTTTAGCTAAAATGGGTATGGGGGTTTTAGCAGCAGTATCGTTTTATATATTAGGGAATTTACTGGGTGATGTGATTCCGTTGCATCCTTATGCAATCATGATTATCTTAGTTGCAGGATTAAAAGTAGCAAATGTGATGCCCGAAATTATTGTAGAAGGTGCAAGCCAGTGGTATGAATTCGTCGCAAGAAACTGGACCAATGCATTACTAATTGGTATTGGTGTCGCTTATACAGATTTAGCGGCAGTTTTAGATGCCTTAAGCATTCAATATGTTTTAATCGTCCTTGCTGTAGTTATAGGCGCAGTAATCGGCTCGGGAATCGTTGGGAAATTCATGGGCTTCTATCCAATTGAAGCTGCTATTACAGCTGGTCTTTGCATGGCGAATATGGGTGGGAC